A single region of the Micropterus dolomieu isolate WLL.071019.BEF.003 ecotype Adirondacks linkage group LG18, ASM2129224v1, whole genome shotgun sequence genome encodes:
- the LOC123986742 gene encoding G2/M phase-specific E3 ubiquitin-protein ligase-like: MTTNQPSAAQQVTCDITTIANQPSASQQASSVIHLDSVATEDQTPSTSNDDYAAYLSIMTSISDLSSDDEELNQATTASLESHAFDAGGAIAVSLVHGGPPPGFIAPTLFSRLVGGNSSIKPVLEDIANTDLYEKIKVSECTSLDELLHATEPLQDYLANAGCLRSLKSIKDRDLLVEDILMFQVAHRVCGALERFREGLKTLGVLDAICMHPDSFRPLMCHEPSPLTADLMDHLFHIRLSAVGSNKRRAEERVVPFWRDYLQDVEEQEGPSKLSKILAFATGASVIPPVGFSPQPSIDFLHDQSVSSRRHLPMANTCINCLKLPLLDTYEDFRETMDVAVGDTQGFGRE, encoded by the exons ATGACTACTAACCAACCCTCTGCAGCACAGCAAGTGACCTGTGATATCACCACCATAGCTAACCAGCCCTCTGCGTCACAGCAAGCATCCAGTGTCATTCACTTAGATAGTGTTGCCACAGAGGACCAGACTCCATCAACTAGCAATGACGATTATGCTGCCTACCTTTCGATCATGACTTCCATCTCAGACCTTTCATCTGATGATGAGGAATTAAACCAGGCTACAACGGCTAGTCTTGAGAGTCATGC CTTTGATGCTGGCGGGGCCATTGCTGTAAGTCTTGTCCATGGCGGTCCTCCACCAGGATTCATTGCACCAACGCTGTTTTCTCGTCTAGTTGGTGGCAATTCCTCCATAAAGCCTGTCTTGGAAGACATTGCCAATACAGACCTATATGAGAAGATTAAG GTGTCTGAATGCACGTCTTTGGATGAACTATTACATGCCACTGAACCATTACAAGATTACCTGGCAAATGCTGGGTGTCTCAGGTCATTGAAATCCATTAAAGACAGAGACCTGCTGGTTGAAGATATTCTCATGTTTCAGGTGGCCCACAGAGTCTGCGGGGCACTTGAAAG ATTCAGGGAGGGACTAAAGACCCTTGGTGTCCTGGATGCAATCTGCATGCATCCGGACAGTTTTAGACCCTTAATGTGTCACGAACCATCCCCACTCACTGCTGACTTAATGGATCACCTTTTCCACATCCGGCTGTCTGCAGTGGGAAGCAACAAGAGAAGGGCAGAGGAACGTGTTGTTCCCTTCTGGAGAGATTACCTGCAGGATGTTGAAG AGCAAGAGGGACCATCAAAGCTAAGTAAAATCTTAGCTTTTGCAACAGGTGCAAGTGTCATCCCTCCAGTTGGATTCTCTCCTCAACCATCAATTGATTTCCTGCATGATCAGTCTGTCAGCTCTAGACGTCATTTGCCTATGGCAAACACCTGCATCAACTGCCTTAAGTTACCACTGCTTGACACATATGAGGATTTTAGGGAGACTATGGACGTTGCAGTAGGTGATACACAGGGTTTTGGTAGAGAATAA